The Thermoflexus hugenholtzii JAD2 genome has a window encoding:
- a CDS encoding ABC transporter permease, whose protein sequence is MGRALKELWGYRDLLWLLTLRDLKVRYRNSVLGIAWSWMNPLLMMTVFTLVFTVMNRGPASLPHFHAFVLIGILAWNAFAVSVQGAAESVTANAPLVRKVYFPREVLPLAVVLSNAINFLISLPIYFAIAWISGIRPTPWLLLLPITLMAHLMFTAGVSLAVAALNVFYRDTAHILQVLLLAWFFLTPIFYPISVLPRHAVILGLSVDVWLWTRRLNPMASIIASYHDLLYYGIYTAPEFLLRTWVTAALTLALGYALFRRLSPRFAEEV, encoded by the coding sequence ATGGGGCGCGCGTTGAAGGAACTGTGGGGATATCGGGATCTGCTCTGGTTGCTGACGCTACGGGATCTGAAGGTCCGCTATCGGAATTCCGTCCTGGGGATCGCCTGGTCCTGGATGAACCCCCTGTTGATGATGACGGTGTTCACCTTGGTGTTCACGGTCATGAACCGGGGGCCGGCCAGCCTGCCTCATTTCCACGCCTTCGTGTTAATCGGCATCCTGGCCTGGAACGCCTTTGCGGTCTCCGTGCAGGGAGCGGCGGAGAGCGTCACCGCCAACGCCCCCCTGGTCCGCAAGGTATATTTCCCCCGGGAGGTGCTGCCCCTCGCCGTGGTCCTCTCCAACGCCATCAACTTCCTGATCTCGCTTCCCATCTACTTCGCCATCGCCTGGATCTCCGGGATCCGCCCGACCCCCTGGCTGCTGCTCCTTCCCATCACCCTGATGGCCCATCTGATGTTCACGGCAGGGGTTTCCTTGGCGGTAGCGGCGCTGAACGTGTTCTATCGAGACACCGCGCACATCCTCCAGGTGTTGCTGCTGGCCTGGTTCTTCCTCACCCCCATCTTCTATCCGATCTCGGTCCTGCCGCGCCACGCGGTGATCCTGGGGCTCTCCGTGGACGTCTGGCTCTGGACCCGCCGCCTGAACCCCATGGCCTCGATCATCGCCTCGTATCACGACCTGCTTTATTACGGGATCTACACAGCGCCGGAGTTCCTGCTGCGCACCTGGGTGACGGCGGCCCTCACCCTGGCCCTCGGCTACGCCCTCTTCCGCCGCCTCAGCCCCCGCTTTGCTGAGGAAGTCTGA
- a CDS encoding glycosyltransferase family 4 protein, producing the protein MRVLMIAPTSFFNDYGCHVRILEEARALQALGLRVRIVTYYKGRDLPGLEIVRTPPLPWRSHYEVGSSRHKIAFDVYLSATALITALRWRPHLIHAHLHEGALIGTALRALLRTPLIFDFQGSLTGEMIDHRFLNPEGPWYPFMRRLEVWIDRQPDLILTSSIHGARLLIEAFGVRPERVIPFPDAVNTEVFRPPRPEEGPALERLRAQWGIPSERRVVVYLGLLAPYQGTDLLLEAAARVVSSDPQVHFLVMGFPGETTYAARAQALGIGGHVTFTGKVPYEAAPFYLRLGEVAVAPKMSATEGSGKLLNYMATGLPVVAFDTPVSREFLGEAGYYARLGDAESLAAWIRYALQHPEESRERGRRLRARAVAHYSWEAAGRTLLALYEALRAGKLPRRVYASAPRRATTGPEARERAGHEPFLSTPESLKRHPGEHRGWGAR; encoded by the coding sequence ATGCGGGTGTTGATGATCGCGCCGACCTCGTTCTTCAACGACTACGGATGCCACGTCCGCATCCTGGAGGAGGCCCGGGCGCTCCAGGCCCTGGGCCTCCGGGTCCGAATCGTGACGTATTACAAGGGCCGTGACCTGCCCGGGTTGGAGATCGTGCGCACCCCGCCCCTGCCCTGGCGCTCCCACTATGAGGTGGGATCCTCCCGTCACAAGATCGCCTTCGACGTCTATCTCTCGGCGACGGCCCTGATCACCGCCCTCCGGTGGCGCCCGCATCTGATCCACGCCCATCTGCACGAGGGCGCCCTCATCGGGACCGCCCTGCGGGCGCTGCTTCGGACGCCGCTGATCTTCGATTTCCAGGGCAGCCTCACCGGGGAGATGATCGATCACCGTTTCCTGAACCCGGAAGGGCCCTGGTATCCCTTCATGCGACGGCTGGAGGTCTGGATCGACCGCCAGCCGGATCTCATCCTCACCAGCTCCATCCACGGGGCGCGTCTGCTGATCGAAGCGTTCGGCGTGCGGCCGGAGCGGGTGATCCCCTTCCCGGATGCGGTGAACACCGAGGTCTTCCGCCCTCCGCGGCCCGAGGAGGGGCCCGCGTTGGAGCGCCTGCGGGCGCAGTGGGGGATCCCATCGGAGCGCCGGGTGGTGGTGTATCTGGGGCTGCTGGCGCCTTATCAGGGGACCGACCTGCTCTTAGAGGCCGCCGCCCGCGTGGTTTCGAGCGATCCTCAAGTTCACTTCCTGGTGATGGGCTTCCCGGGGGAAACGACCTATGCGGCCCGGGCGCAGGCCCTGGGGATCGGAGGCCATGTGACCTTCACCGGGAAGGTGCCCTATGAGGCGGCCCCCTTCTACCTCCGCCTGGGGGAGGTAGCGGTGGCTCCCAAGATGTCGGCCACGGAGGGAAGCGGCAAGCTGCTCAACTACATGGCCACCGGCCTGCCCGTGGTGGCCTTCGACACCCCGGTAAGCCGGGAGTTCCTGGGGGAGGCCGGCTATTACGCCCGGCTGGGGGATGCGGAGAGCCTCGCGGCCTGGATCCGTTACGCCCTCCAGCACCCCGAGGAGTCCCGGGAGCGCGGCAGACGGCTCCGCGCCCGCGCGGTCGCCCATTACAGCTGGGAAGCTGCGGGGCGAACCCTCCTCGCCCTCTATGAGGCGCTTCGCGCGGGGAAGCTCCCACGGCGGGTATACGCCTCAGCGCCTCGGCGCGCCACGACCGGCCCGGAGGCCCGGGAACGCGCCGGGCATGAGCCTTTCCTCTCCACCCCAGAAAGCCTGAAACGCCATCCGGGGGAGCACCGAGGATGGGGCGCGCGTTGA
- a CDS encoding prephenate dehydrogenase, giving the protein MRIAIVGLRKIGISLGLALREAVPQAQRVGHDPDPAQAREALRRGAVDRTDWNLPGACEGADLVLLALPLAEIERTLQAIAPVLAEGALVMDTAELKAPVMAWARQHLPPATPFVGGHPILQPDAGEEPAADLFRDALFCLTPSAQSPAWAVEAAAGLAQRLGARPFFMDPVEHDGWMAALEQLPALLGAALLTLWSAAPARRELPQAVGARFARITADLPDAPSARLAAVANRDALLYWLDRLLETLGQLRGALASAESATELEDLFQTATQTRSDWLKTRRESPLGPSIPLEGTRPLEALLGLHRLRPTRKR; this is encoded by the coding sequence ATGCGGATCGCGATCGTGGGGTTAAGGAAGATCGGGATCTCCCTGGGACTGGCGCTGCGGGAGGCGGTGCCCCAGGCCCAGCGGGTGGGTCATGATCCGGACCCGGCGCAGGCGCGGGAGGCGCTGCGACGAGGGGCCGTGGACCGCACGGACTGGAACCTGCCGGGGGCCTGCGAAGGAGCCGACCTGGTCCTCCTCGCGCTTCCCTTGGCGGAGATCGAGCGAACCCTGCAGGCCATCGCCCCGGTCCTGGCCGAGGGCGCCCTGGTGATGGACACCGCGGAGCTGAAGGCGCCGGTCATGGCCTGGGCCCGGCAACATCTCCCCCCTGCCACGCCCTTCGTGGGCGGCCATCCCATCCTTCAGCCGGACGCGGGGGAGGAGCCCGCAGCCGATCTTTTCCGGGATGCCCTGTTCTGCCTGACCCCTTCCGCCCAATCGCCCGCCTGGGCGGTGGAAGCGGCGGCGGGGCTGGCCCAGCGCCTGGGCGCCCGGCCGTTCTTCATGGACCCTGTCGAGCACGACGGCTGGATGGCGGCCCTGGAGCAGCTGCCGGCCCTCCTCGGGGCCGCCCTCCTGACACTGTGGTCCGCCGCGCCGGCCCGGCGGGAGCTGCCCCAGGCCGTCGGGGCGCGCTTCGCCCGGATCACCGCCGACCTCCCGGACGCCCCCAGCGCGCGGCTGGCCGCGGTGGCCAACCGGGACGCTCTGCTCTACTGGCTGGATCGTCTGCTGGAGACCCTGGGTCAGCTGCGCGGCGCTCTGGCCAGCGCCGAAAGCGCCACAGAGCTGGAGGACCTTTTCCAGACGGCGACCCAAACCCGAAGCGACTGGCTGAAGACCCGTCGGGAAAGCCCGCTCGGTCCCTCCATCCCGCTCGAGGGGACCCGCCCGTTGGAGGCCTTGCTGGGCCTCCATCGCCTTCGCCCCACCCGCAAGCGCTGA
- a CDS encoding peptide ABC transporter substrate-binding protein, with amino-acid sequence MVPKKLGWGMTFLMLLALVAGACAPAATPTPAPAQPTPPPPPTPTPAPKTLVVCMAQEPPSLYLYSEAMLVKSHVLEAIMDGPIDSRTFAYQPVILEKLPSIKDGDAVVEEVEVQEGAYPIADAAGNVVTLTKGVTVKVLVDPQTGKTEDRTFEGGSIKLPVMKVTFKIKEGVLWSDGQPVTAEDSVFSFEVAKAPETKVSKFTIERTAEYKALDARTTQWVGIPGWIDATYFINFWTPLPKHKYGQLTPAQMNEDPDVNRNPLGWGAFMMKEWVAGDHITVVKNPNYWRAKEGLPRIDTVIFRIVQDTNQLLAQLLSGDCDIGTQDAAFDAQAEFLKQAEAEGLLKPQFVLGTAFEHLDFNIQPAPGYEIAAGNDVFQDKRVRQAFAYCIDRKAIIDKVLFGRSEAPAVYMPSIHPLYAKDVVTVYEFNPEKGRALLEEAGWKDTDGDGIRDKDGRKFSVTYGTTAGNRLREQVTQIIQQQLKDNCQIEVNLYYKPAREFFADWPDGPVFGRKFDLAEYAWLTGVEPPCELYISAQIPSDENPGGQNNTGYSNPAYDEACQRALGTLDPDEKQKWHAEAQRIFSEDLPALPLFVRLKIAVASPKVKNFIVDPTANSEMWNIEEFDIEQ; translated from the coding sequence ATGGTTCCTAAAAAGCTTGGATGGGGCATGACCTTTTTGATGCTCCTGGCCCTGGTGGCCGGAGCGTGTGCGCCCGCTGCGACCCCCACCCCGGCTCCGGCGCAGCCAACCCCCCCACCACCACCCACCCCCACCCCGGCCCCGAAGACCCTGGTGGTCTGCATGGCCCAGGAGCCGCCCAGCCTCTACCTCTATTCCGAGGCAATGCTGGTGAAGTCCCACGTCCTCGAAGCGATCATGGATGGCCCCATTGACAGCCGCACCTTCGCCTATCAGCCGGTCATCCTGGAGAAACTGCCCAGCATCAAGGATGGGGACGCAGTGGTCGAGGAGGTCGAGGTCCAGGAAGGGGCCTACCCCATCGCCGATGCAGCGGGGAACGTGGTCACCCTCACCAAAGGGGTCACAGTGAAGGTCCTGGTCGACCCCCAGACGGGGAAGACAGAGGACCGCACATTTGAGGGCGGCTCCATCAAGCTGCCCGTCATGAAGGTCACCTTCAAGATCAAGGAGGGAGTCCTGTGGTCGGATGGCCAGCCGGTGACGGCGGAGGACTCGGTCTTCTCCTTCGAGGTGGCCAAGGCCCCCGAGACCAAGGTCTCCAAGTTCACCATCGAGCGCACCGCTGAATACAAGGCCCTGGACGCCCGCACCACCCAGTGGGTGGGGATCCCCGGCTGGATCGATGCCACGTACTTCATCAACTTCTGGACCCCGCTGCCCAAGCACAAGTACGGCCAGCTGACCCCGGCCCAGATGAACGAGGATCCGGATGTGAACCGCAACCCGCTGGGCTGGGGCGCCTTCATGATGAAGGAGTGGGTGGCGGGGGATCACATCACGGTGGTGAAGAACCCCAATTACTGGCGGGCGAAGGAGGGCCTGCCGCGGATCGACACGGTGATCTTCCGCATCGTGCAGGACACCAACCAGCTGCTGGCCCAGCTGCTCTCCGGCGACTGCGACATCGGCACGCAGGACGCCGCCTTCGACGCGCAGGCCGAGTTCCTCAAGCAGGCGGAGGCCGAGGGGCTGCTGAAGCCGCAGTTCGTCCTGGGCACCGCCTTCGAGCACCTGGACTTCAACATCCAGCCGGCGCCGGGCTACGAGATCGCGGCCGGCAACGATGTGTTCCAGGACAAGCGGGTGCGCCAGGCCTTCGCCTACTGCATCGACCGCAAGGCCATCATCGACAAGGTGCTCTTCGGCCGCAGCGAGGCCCCCGCCGTCTACATGCCTTCCATCCACCCGCTCTACGCCAAGGATGTGGTGACGGTCTACGAGTTCAACCCGGAGAAGGGCCGCGCCCTCTTAGAGGAGGCGGGCTGGAAGGACACAGACGGCGACGGGATCCGGGACAAAGACGGCAGGAAGTTCAGCGTGACCTACGGGACCACGGCGGGCAACCGGCTGCGGGAGCAGGTCACGCAGATCATCCAGCAACAGCTCAAGGACAACTGCCAGATCGAGGTCAACCTCTACTACAAGCCGGCCCGCGAGTTCTTCGCCGACTGGCCGGACGGCCCGGTGTTCGGGCGCAAGTTCGATCTGGCCGAATACGCCTGGTTGACCGGTGTGGAGCCGCCGTGCGAGCTCTACATAAGCGCTCAGATCCCGTCGGACGAGAACCCCGGCGGCCAGAACAATACCGGCTACAGCAACCCGGCGTATGATGAGGCCTGCCAACGCGCCCTGGGCACCCTGGATCCCGACGAGAAGCAGAAGTGGCACGCCGAGGCCCAGCGGATCTTCAGCGAGGACCTGCCGGCGCTGCCGCTCTTCGTGCGGCTGAAGATCGCCGTGGCCTCGCCGAAGGTGAAGAACTTCATCGTCGACCCCACGGCGAACTCCGAGATGTGGAACATCGAGGAGTTCGACATCGAGCAGTAA
- a CDS encoding SH3 domain-containing protein gives MQRPIRIRPRPGEGELRPGEWLLLLSALLMAALLCTGGFRYLQRSLAAGLRGAPTATPRPTWTPAPSPTPTPPEPTPTPTLPAAVQVGIFVKVSGAGDQGLSFRKAPGLQAERIRFLPEGTVMRVIGGPTEVDGLTWWQLEDPRTGEQGWAAGAYLVPSYGP, from the coding sequence ATGCAACGGCCGATTCGCATCCGGCCCCGACCCGGAGAGGGCGAGTTGCGACCTGGGGAATGGCTTCTTCTGCTGAGCGCCCTGCTCATGGCCGCCCTGCTCTGCACAGGGGGCTTTCGATATCTGCAGCGCTCCCTCGCCGCGGGCCTGAGGGGAGCGCCCACGGCGACGCCCCGACCGACCTGGACGCCCGCTCCCTCGCCGACGCCCACACCTCCGGAGCCTACCCCCACACCGACCCTCCCTGCCGCCGTTCAGGTGGGGATCTTCGTGAAAGTGAGCGGCGCCGGCGACCAGGGGCTCAGCTTCCGCAAGGCCCCCGGCCTGCAGGCGGAGCGGATCCGCTTCCTCCCTGAGGGGACGGTGATGCGAGTGATCGGCGGCCCCACAGAGGTGGACGGCCTGACCTGGTGGCAGCTGGAGGATCCCCGCACGGGGGAGCAAGGCTGGGCCGCCGGCGCGTATCTGGTGCCTTCCTACGGACCGTAG
- a CDS encoding MATE family efflux transporter, whose product MPHRDVKRAPSALGISWKARIHPCAPGTQTIRVVLRLAGPAALEQLLNIVVDWTDAYLAGHLGTVALAAVGLSGQVIYLVAAFFGALGVGATALVARAIGARDPEQAGRITVQALLSAGLLGIGGALFALLSGPALFRGLGAEPAVEHAAATYLGWVAPSFPAMAVLFVGNAALRGAGDTLTPMRTWAVVVFTNALLAWALVGPWSPWHVGVAGLGMAAACARALGAGLVLIRLWQGTSVLRLPHRWPGLEWGLVRRILNVGLPTGLEQLLLQLALLQLTGVITGLGTAAYAAHQVGLRVMSLSFLPGWGFAVAASTLTGQALGARRPEEGKRAVLVALLLALGLMGSLGLTLALAGPLLVAWFTEDPAVIAQGTAALRITALIQPVMAVSFVFSGALRGAGDTRYTLLVTAASIWMVRLPVAVLLAHGLGWGLPGAWLGMFADFAVRALLFGYRFRSGAWQRIRV is encoded by the coding sequence ATGCCTCATCGGGATGTGAAACGCGCCCCCAGCGCGCTGGGGATTTCCTGGAAGGCCCGCATCCATCCGTGCGCCCCAGGGACGCAGACCATCCGGGTGGTCCTTCGGCTGGCTGGCCCCGCGGCCCTGGAGCAGCTGCTCAACATCGTGGTGGACTGGACGGATGCCTACCTGGCCGGGCACCTGGGGACAGTGGCCCTGGCGGCGGTGGGGCTGAGCGGCCAGGTGATCTACCTGGTGGCCGCCTTCTTCGGCGCCCTGGGGGTGGGCGCGACCGCCCTGGTGGCCCGGGCCATCGGCGCCCGGGACCCTGAACAGGCCGGCCGGATCACCGTCCAGGCCCTCCTCAGCGCAGGGCTCCTCGGCATCGGCGGGGCCCTTTTCGCCCTTCTGAGCGGACCGGCCCTTTTCCGCGGGCTGGGCGCGGAGCCTGCGGTGGAACATGCCGCGGCCACGTATCTGGGCTGGGTCGCCCCCTCCTTTCCGGCCATGGCCGTGCTCTTCGTAGGGAACGCAGCCCTCCGCGGCGCCGGTGATACCCTCACGCCGATGCGCACCTGGGCCGTGGTGGTTTTCACCAACGCCCTTCTGGCCTGGGCGCTGGTCGGCCCGTGGAGCCCATGGCATGTGGGCGTGGCCGGGCTGGGCATGGCAGCCGCCTGCGCCCGCGCCCTGGGGGCAGGCCTGGTGCTGATCCGACTGTGGCAAGGGACCTCTGTGCTTCGCCTGCCGCATCGCTGGCCGGGCCTGGAGTGGGGGCTGGTGCGACGGATCCTGAACGTGGGGTTGCCCACCGGCCTGGAGCAGCTCCTCCTCCAGCTCGCCCTGCTGCAGCTAACCGGGGTGATCACCGGCCTGGGCACGGCGGCTTACGCCGCCCATCAGGTCGGCCTGCGGGTGATGTCGCTCTCTTTTCTGCCCGGATGGGGGTTCGCAGTAGCCGCCTCCACCCTCACCGGCCAGGCCCTTGGGGCCCGGCGGCCGGAGGAGGGGAAGCGGGCTGTCCTCGTTGCCCTCCTCCTGGCCCTGGGGCTGATGGGCTCGCTGGGGCTGACCCTGGCCCTCGCCGGGCCGTTGCTCGTCGCGTGGTTCACAGAGGACCCGGCGGTCATCGCCCAGGGCACGGCGGCCCTGCGCATCACCGCGCTGATCCAGCCGGTGATGGCTGTCAGCTTCGTGTTCTCGGGAGCCCTGCGCGGCGCAGGAGACACGCGCTACACGCTGCTGGTTACCGCCGCCTCCATCTGGATGGTTCGACTCCCGGTCGCAGTGCTCCTCGCCCATGGCCTGGGCTGGGGACTGCCCGGGGCCTGGCTGGGGATGTTCGCCGACTTCGCCGTGCGGGCGCTGCTGTTCGGCTACCGCTTCCGCAGCGGGGCCTGGCAACGCATCCGGGTTTGA
- the tsaA gene encoding tRNA (N6-threonylcarbamoyladenosine(37)-N6)-methyltransferase TrmO, with product MERKEWTFRAIGYVRSRFTEWTEADVMRQEESELVLDPEFTEGLEGLQPGDILMVLYVLDRVKEPRLKVHPRGDPTKPMKGVFATRSQYRPNPIGLTGVRVLAIEGNVVRVWGLDALDGSPILDLKIASDLDRPPDPPEPAP from the coding sequence ATGGAGCGGAAAGAGTGGACCTTCCGGGCCATCGGTTATGTGCGGAGCCGCTTCACGGAGTGGACCGAGGCGGACGTGATGCGGCAGGAGGAAAGCGAGCTGGTCCTCGACCCCGAGTTCACTGAGGGGCTGGAGGGCCTGCAGCCCGGCGACATCCTGATGGTGCTCTACGTCCTGGACCGCGTGAAGGAACCCCGGCTGAAGGTTCATCCCCGAGGGGATCCGACCAAGCCCATGAAAGGGGTCTTCGCCACGCGCTCCCAGTATCGGCCCAACCCGATCGGGCTGACCGGCGTGCGGGTGCTGGCTATCGAGGGCAACGTGGTGCGGGTGTGGGGCTTGGACGCCCTGGACGGCTCCCCCATCCTAGACCTCAAGATCGCCTCCGACCTGGATCGTCCGCCCGACCCTCCGGAGCCTGCCCCCTGA
- a CDS encoding MarR family winged helix-turn-helix transcriptional regulator → MVTRGSMSEGQLARVVLETLHRVMRQIWAEVKGEAGELFPAQSYRMLGMLAQRPYTLTELARAQAVRPSTVSRAIRTLSEQGWVRVERDPSDRRRVWIRLTPQGRRALRRLQARAAARLGRRLRPLGPEERALLAQAMALLQRTLGPAEPSPQQGPREAQRARRPIP, encoded by the coding sequence GTGGTGACCCGGGGTTCCATGAGCGAGGGCCAGCTGGCCCGTGTGGTGCTGGAGACCCTGCATCGCGTGATGCGCCAAATCTGGGCGGAGGTGAAAGGGGAGGCCGGGGAGCTCTTCCCGGCCCAGTCCTATCGCATGCTGGGCATGCTGGCCCAGCGGCCCTACACCCTCACGGAGCTGGCCCGCGCCCAGGCCGTCCGCCCCTCCACGGTCTCCCGCGCCATCCGGACCCTCTCCGAGCAGGGTTGGGTGAGGGTGGAGCGGGATCCCTCGGACCGGCGCCGGGTGTGGATCCGGCTGACTCCCCAGGGGCGACGGGCCCTGCGGCGGCTTCAGGCCCGGGCGGCGGCCCGTCTGGGGCGCCGCCTGCGCCCGCTGGGCCCGGAGGAGCGGGCGCTGCTGGCCCAAGCGATGGCGTTGTTGCAGCGGACCCTCGGGCCGGCGGAGCCCTCTCCGCAGCAGGGGCCGCGGGAAGCTCAGCGCGCTCGCCGTCCCATACCGTGA
- a CDS encoding ATP-binding cassette domain-containing protein — translation MNAIEAERLTRRFGDFTAVREVSFEVREGELFAFLGPNGAGKTTTINMLCTLLRPTAGTARVGGHDIVREPHAVRRRIGLVFQDPSLDDRLTAWQNLAFHAMLYDVPRRVFEERAKRLLELVDLQDHAHQEVRTFSGGMKRRLELARGLLHQPKVLFLDEPTLGLDPQTRRHIWDYILRLRDTEGTTVFFTTHYMDEAERADRIAIIDHGRIIALDTPDNLKAMIGGDVILVRTSDDARAVERLREALGLDPRPTAEGVLVEAPRGDQLIPRLLGVLQNGAEPPLIVHSISLRRPSLEDVFIKLTGRAIRDEEASPLERMRLSRRLWDRR, via the coding sequence ATGAACGCGATCGAGGCGGAGCGTCTCACCCGACGGTTCGGCGATTTCACGGCCGTGCGGGAGGTCTCCTTCGAGGTCCGGGAAGGGGAGCTCTTCGCCTTCCTGGGCCCGAACGGCGCCGGCAAGACCACCACCATCAACATGCTCTGCACATTGCTGCGCCCCACCGCCGGGACCGCCCGGGTGGGCGGCCACGACATCGTGCGGGAGCCCCACGCGGTGCGCCGTCGCATCGGATTGGTCTTCCAGGATCCCAGCCTGGACGATCGTCTGACGGCGTGGCAGAACCTGGCGTTCCACGCCATGCTCTATGACGTCCCCCGGCGGGTTTTCGAGGAGCGGGCGAAGCGTCTGCTGGAGCTGGTGGACCTTCAGGATCACGCCCATCAGGAGGTGCGCACGTTCTCCGGCGGGATGAAGCGCCGGCTGGAGCTGGCCCGCGGCCTGTTGCATCAGCCGAAGGTCCTCTTCTTGGACGAGCCCACCCTGGGGCTGGACCCTCAGACCCGTCGCCATATCTGGGATTACATCCTCCGCCTGCGGGACACCGAGGGGACCACGGTCTTCTTCACCACGCACTATATGGATGAGGCGGAGCGGGCGGATCGCATCGCCATCATCGACCACGGGCGCATCATCGCCCTGGACACCCCGGACAATCTGAAAGCCATGATCGGCGGGGATGTGATCCTGGTGCGGACCAGCGACGACGCCCGGGCGGTGGAGCGCCTGCGGGAGGCCCTGGGGCTGGATCCCCGGCCCACGGCGGAGGGAGTTCTGGTGGAAGCCCCACGGGGCGATCAGCTGATCCCCCGCCTGCTGGGGGTCCTCCAGAACGGCGCGGAGCCCCCCCTGATCGTCCACAGCATCAGCCTGCGCCGGCCGAGCCTGGAGGATGTCTTCATCAAGCTGACCGGACGCGCCATCCGGGACGAGGAGGCCTCGCCCCTGGAGCGGATGCGCCTGAGCCGTCGACTCTGGGATCGGAGGTGA
- a CDS encoding ABC transporter permease codes for MAFLKTVYTIWYRDLLRFLRDRARIISSLGQPLLFLIVFGNGLAPAVAAGMGGVDFRAFLFPGILSMAVLFTAVFSAVSIVWDREFGFLKEVLVAPVSRTAVALGKVAGGSTTALIQGSLIMLLAPLVGVRFTLPQVLTLVVMMILVAATMTSFGILIAARMRSMEGFHMMMNFLLMPMFFVSGAFFPLRQVPLWMEWLARVDPVTYGVDAMRQTALQGLVPEPILRMLILHPLEVNLIALIAFWALFLIPAVWLFSRTE; via the coding sequence ATGGCTTTTCTCAAAACGGTCTACACCATCTGGTATCGGGATCTCCTGCGGTTCCTGCGAGACCGCGCGCGGATCATCAGCTCCCTGGGGCAGCCCTTGCTGTTCCTGATCGTGTTCGGGAACGGGCTCGCCCCCGCCGTAGCCGCGGGAATGGGCGGGGTGGACTTCCGAGCCTTCCTCTTCCCGGGCATCCTGAGCATGGCCGTGCTGTTCACCGCCGTCTTCTCCGCCGTCTCCATCGTCTGGGACCGGGAGTTCGGCTTCCTGAAGGAGGTGCTGGTGGCCCCGGTCTCGCGGACCGCCGTGGCCCTGGGGAAGGTGGCCGGCGGCAGCACCACCGCCCTGATCCAGGGGTCGCTGATCATGCTCCTGGCCCCTCTGGTCGGCGTGCGGTTCACCCTCCCCCAGGTTCTCACCCTGGTGGTGATGATGATCCTGGTGGCGGCCACCATGACCTCCTTCGGCATCCTGATCGCCGCCCGCATGCGGTCGATGGAAGGCTTCCATATGATGATGAACTTCCTGCTGATGCCCATGTTCTTCGTCAGCGGGGCTTTCTTCCCCCTGCGCCAGGTGCCGCTCTGGATGGAGTGGCTGGCCCGCGTGGACCCGGTCACCTACGGGGTGGACGCCATGCGCCAGACGGCGCTGCAAGGCCTGGTTCCGGAGCCGATCCTGCGGATGTTAATCCTCCATCCACTGGAGGTCAACCTGATCGCCCTCATCGCCTTTTGGGCTCTCTTCCTGATCCCCGCGGTGTGGCTGTTCAGCAGGACCGAATAA